The following are encoded together in the Cheilinus undulatus linkage group 3, ASM1832078v1, whole genome shotgun sequence genome:
- the yod1 gene encoding ubiquitin thioesterase OTU1: protein MLRLRCKTKNGSHIMQGLTHQSCVQELKNKVEELTGIPCDVQKIMVGYPPSSLDLRNGDAHLKDYPIKSGDTLIVEEEKNKPKPQDHPTVTKAPRLEASPVLARRVVPADNSCLFTSVYYVVEGGVYEPSCAPEMRGLIAQIVSSDPMAYSEAVLGKTNEEYCSWIRRDDTWGGAIEVSILSKFYQCEICVVDTQTVRVDRFGEDAGYHKRVLLIYDGIHYDPLQKETPGSDVPPQTIFSTTDDVILAQALELADEARRKRQFTDVNRFALRCMVCQTGLVGQKEAREHAKETGHTNFGEV from the exons ATGTTGCGGCTTCGCTGTAAGACCAAAAACGGGAGCCACATCATGCAGGGCTTGACTCATCAGTCCTGTGTCCAGGAGCTGAAGAATAAGGTGGAGGAGCTGACAGGTATCCCATGTGATGTGCAGAAAATCATGGTTGGTTATCCACCATCAAGCCTTGATCTTCGTAACGGAGATGCTCACCTCAAGGACTACCCCATCAAATCAG GAGACACGCTCATTGTTGAGGAAGAAAAGAACAAACCAAAGCCTCAGGATCATCCTACTGTGACTAAAGCCCCACGCCTGGAAGCCTCTCCTGTCCTGGCACGCCGGGTAGTCCCAGCTGACAACTCCTGCCTCTTCACCAGTGTGTATTATGTGGTGGAAGGTGGTGTGTATGAACCTTCATGTGCCCCTGAGATGCGAGGCCTCATTGCCCAGATCGTCTCCAGTGACCCCATGGCGTACTCTGAGGCGGTGCTGGGAAAGACAAACGAGGAATACTGCTCATGGATACGCCGTGATGACACCTGGGGAGGAGCCATCGAGGTGTCAATCCTCTCTAAGTTTTACCAGTGTGAGATCTGCGTGGTGGACACTCAGACAGTACGAGTGGATCGATTTGGGGAGGATGCCGGCTACCATAAACGCGTGCTTCTCATCTATGACGGCATCCACTATGACCCTCTGCAGAAAGAAACGCCCGGCTCAGACGTCCCGCCCCAGACAATCTTCTCCACAACAGATGATGTAATCCTAGCGCAGGCACTGGAGCTGGCAGACGAGGCTCGCCGCAAACGACAGTTCACGGACGTTAACCGCTTTGCGCTACGCTGCATGGTGTGCCAGACGGGCCTGGTCGGACAGAAAGAAGCCCGTGAGCATGCCAAGGAGACAGGCCACACCAACTTTGGCGAAGTGTGA
- the zgc:158258 gene encoding specifically androgen-regulated gene protein: MPKSDTWPGGVGLDTMAGMDSAGSCDSVVSANSGFSDDSMEHLSAEEKACLMFLEETIESLDTEEDSGLSNDEPEQLPLPGNLATKLADLSASMNKSKLNSPPKHSFDEPKKENCDIKLLQSYLVPTPLVVASSAPCSIPSANPGVPTGKTLTTKPQVTPSGKELCHKSIQTSVAPQVPLEVNVVISPPPKPKDQPVKTAEVPLPRGPLSYEALFYLRRSASAKKTPLCPKIDHTIESDKQLPGKVEAQNLSHPTKSVRFHPEVCISKPSPPVVAPKPKKIPANICLKTHKEASTEVSSYNIKHAKDPKLVRMEALQKLGLLQEQELENQTTAPPTSFSSLDQTSNGFTKGSSNGNPSRSPSFSHLQEHAEPKTKSRQSSASFHHYSRHEQKHVSASNPPQSNGVKAAGLERSYTVGNHRNGGNCTKLLNSAPTKPVNNTAVQPVPDKASNTIPYTVMVVPGMGADRREALRKLGLLKI, encoded by the exons ATGCCTAAAAGCGATACCTGGCCAGGTGGCGTTGGATTGGACACTATGGCTGGCATGGACAGTGCTGGGAGCTGTGACAGCGTCGTCAGCGCCAACTCTGGATTT agTGATGACAGTATGGAGCACCTTTCTGCCGAGGAGAAGGCCTGTCTCATGTTTTTGGAGGAGACCATTGAGTCCTTGGACACTGAGGAGGACAGCGGACTGTCCAACGATGAACCTGAACAACTTCCCCTTCCTGGCAACCTTGCAACCAAGCTGGCTGACCTCTCAGCCTCCATGAACAAGAGCAAGCTGAACA GTCCACCTAAACATTCCTTTGATGAACCTAAAAAGGAAAATTGTGACATCAAACTGCTGCAGAGCTACCTGGTTCCTACACCTCTTGTTGTGGCAAGCAGCGCTCCGTGTTCTATACCCAGTGCTAATCCAGGTGTCCCCACAGGGAAAACCCTTACCACTAAGCCTCAGGTCACTCCTTCCGGTAAAGAACTTTGTCACAAGAGCATCCAGACATCTGTCGCTCCACAAGTACCTTTGGAAGTCAATGTTGTGATTTCACCTCCTCCCAAACCCAAAGACCAACCAGTTAAGACCGCCGAAGTTCCTTTACCAAGGGGTCCTCTGTCCTATGAGGCCCTTTTTTACCTTCGCAGGAGTGCCTCAGCAAAGAAGACACCATTATGTCCCAAAATTGATCATACTATTGAATCAGATAAGCAACTTCCTGGCAAAGTCGAAGCCCAAAACCTCAGCCATCCTACAAAGTCTGTTCGATTCCACCCAGAGGTTTGTATATCGAAGCCAAGTCCTCCAGTTGTGGCCCCCAAACCTAAGAAGATTCCTGCTAACATATGTTTGAAAACACATAAAGAAGCATCCACAGAGGTCTCATCCTACAATATCAAGCATGCAAAAGATCCCAAGCTTGTGAGAATGGAAGCTTTGCAGAAACTGGGCCTACTTCAAGAACAAGAGCTGGAAAATCAAACAACAGCTCCTCCTACATCATTTTCTTCATTAGACCAAACTTCCAATGGATTTACAAAAGGTTCCTCCAATGGTAACCCATCAAGAAGCCCCTCGTTTAGTCATCTTCAGGAGCATGCAGAGCCCAAGACCAAATCTCGACAGAGCAGTGCCAGTTTCCATCACTACTCTAGACACGAACAAAAGCATGTGTCTGCTTCAAATCCACCTCAATCCAATGGAGTGAAGGCAGCTGGCCTGGAGCGCTCTTATACCGTGGGAAACCACAGAAATGGTGGAAACTGTACCAAACTGCTAAACAGTGCACCCACCAAGCCAGTGAACAACACTGCAGTTCAGCCCGTACCGGACAAAGCCTCAAACACCATCCCCTACACAGTGATGGTGGTGCCCGGGATGGGAGCAGATAGAAGGGAAGCACTGCGAAAGCTTGGACTTCTCAAAATCTAA